TGGATATGATCATCGTGACCTTCAGCAAGTCATTTGGCGGCGTCGGCGGCTGCCTTTATGCTCGCGAAGACCTGACCAACTACGTCAATTGGTATGCCCGTTCACGCATGTTCTCCTGCGCTCTCGATCCCGCCATCACCGGCGGGCTGATCAAGGTGCTGGAACTCGCCGCCGGACCAGATGGAAAGGCCAAGCGGGAGCGCATCCGCCGCAATGCCGACTATATGCGTTCCAAGCTCCAAGGCCAAGTGGATATCGGCAGCAGCCACAGCTGGATCATTCCCGTCATTTACGGCGATGAGCACATCTCTATCCTGCTGAGTGACTACTTACAGCATCAGGGGATGGATGTCTCCCTGATGTCCTTCCCCGCCGTCCCAAAAAACAAGTCACGGATTCGCCTATTTGTGACCTCAGAGCACACCAAAGAGCAAATGGATAAAGGAGCAGAGGCGATCCTCAAAGCGGCTGAGCACTTCGGATTCCGCCTCGAAGATCAACAGGCTTAAACCACATCAAAGGAGCCCCTATCATTGGTCGATTACAAGAACAAAGAGGGCCTGATCATCTGGCAACTGAACTTTGCCCTCTCCACTATTTACGAAATCGAGACTGAGGCTATCGAACACCTGGTTCCGAAGCGACTTACCCCCATTGAGGTGGCCCCCGGCATCTCTTTGCTTCACCTTGCGGCGTTCAACTTTCCTGAAGGGGGCCTTGGCTACCTGCCCGAATTCCAGGAACTCGTTCTAAGCCTGATCGTTACTCCGGACCTCTCCCGGGGCGTACCTCAATCCGCTATGTACGTCCTCTCCCTTGGTAGCACCTGCCAGGAACATCTCGATCATTGTGTTAATTATTACAAACTTCCCGTTTATGGGCAATTCACAAAAGTCAGCCTTCAGCAAGATCCTCACTCGGTCAAATATGAAGATGGAAATGGTCCCATCATATCCATGAAGAATATCCATCCAAATCCAGTATACACCAAGGATGGTAGATACTATCAGGCGTTTGTGAAAGAAGCGGGTGAGATTTATGTTGCTGACGTCGAGATGAAGGGGAGTCTCTTTGAGCACCAGTCCACTGGTGATGCGGGCCAGATGTGGTCTCACCCCTTTTTCCGGGACATAGACCTGGAAACCACTGAGCCAACGGTGTATATGCAGACGATCAATAAGCCTAGTTCAATAGGACAGCAACTATATCCCAGACCTGAAAAGTTCGTCTAGCGCACCCCTTCCCAGCGTCTGTGCTCAACCGCTTTTCCCCGCCCTGGGTTGGGCAGCCAGAAACCTACTCTTACAATAATATTCTATTGCAGTCCCACCTTTCTCCTAGCAAAGCTATCCACGATACCGGGAATAAAGGGCCGGAGTTTGACGGCCGCCTTTAGCTCCAGGGTCACGATTGCCTCACGTTTCCCCTTTTTGGCAGCCTTGATGGCGATTCGCGCAACCTGATCGGCGCTCATCGACTTGGAATCATCGTAAGGGTCCACCGAAGGGTGGCTACCGTTTCCCTGGAAGCCACGGAGACGGATACCGGTCGCCACAAACAGTGGAACCACGAGGGTTATCTGCACGCCACTACCTACCAGCTCCGTCCGCAGCGACTCGAAAAATCCATGCAGGGCATGTT
Above is a window of Candidatus Neomarinimicrobiota bacterium DNA encoding:
- a CDS encoding aminotransferase class I/II-fold pyridoxal phosphate-dependent enzyme is translated as DMIIVTFSKSFGGVGGCLYAREDLTNYVNWYARSRMFSCALDPAITGGLIKVLELAAGPDGKAKRERIRRNADYMRSKLQGQVDIGSSHSWIIPVIYGDEHISILLSDYLQHQGMDVSLMSFPAVPKNKSRIRLFVTSEHTKEQMDKGAEAILKAAEHFGFRLEDQQA